A single genomic interval of Candidatus Methylomirabilota bacterium harbors:
- a CDS encoding citrate/2-methylcitrate synthase: MSTAATLTDWKAGLEDVVATRSAICTVDGANGRLYYRGYEIADLAGRASFEEITHLLWFGELPSAADGRAFAARLAGARGLPAPVAALLRALPRECHPLDALRTAVSLAATQDPDVRADSPEANLAKSVRLVALVPAVVAAWHRIRSGLDPITAPAEGGHAAHFLHMLDGRAPSADVARVLDVILTLHADHELNASTFAARVAVATLADLHAAVVAAIATLKGPRHGGANDDVLAMLKAIGDPAKVEAYVEGRIGGRDRLSRAERAAPGARMPGFGHRVYKVDDARARVIRVMAKDMAAATGRTRLFEVAEAVYASVTRRTGLPVNVDFFSAVVYDALGIPPDFCTSIFATARVAGWCAHALEQYADNRLIRPRAHYVGPAPRPLVR; encoded by the coding sequence ATGAGCACCGCCGCGACCCTCACGGACTGGAAGGCCGGGCTGGAGGACGTCGTCGCCACCCGGTCGGCGATCTGCACGGTGGACGGCGCCAACGGCCGGCTCTACTACCGCGGCTACGAGATCGCCGACCTCGCCGGGCGCGCGAGCTTCGAGGAGATCACGCATCTCCTGTGGTTCGGTGAGCTGCCGAGCGCCGCCGACGGCCGCGCCTTCGCCGCGCGCCTGGCCGGCGCGCGCGGCCTCCCCGCCCCCGTCGCCGCGCTGCTGCGCGCGCTCCCGCGCGAGTGCCATCCGCTCGACGCCCTGCGCACCGCGGTGTCGCTCGCCGCCACCCAGGATCCCGACGTGCGGGCGGACAGCCCCGAGGCGAACCTCGCCAAGTCGGTGCGGCTGGTGGCCCTGGTGCCCGCGGTGGTGGCGGCCTGGCACCGCATCCGCAGCGGGCTCGACCCGATCACGGCGCCGGCGGAGGGCGGCCACGCCGCCCACTTCCTCCATATGCTCGACGGCCGCGCGCCGTCCGCCGACGTGGCCCGGGTGCTCGACGTCATCCTCACCCTCCACGCCGATCACGAGCTGAATGCCTCGACGTTCGCGGCGCGCGTGGCGGTGGCAACCCTCGCCGACCTCCACGCTGCGGTCGTCGCGGCCATCGCCACCCTCAAGGGCCCGCGGCACGGGGGAGCCAATGACGACGTGCTCGCCATGCTGAAGGCGATCGGCGATCCTGCGAAGGTCGAGGCCTACGTGGAGGGGCGCATCGGCGGCCGCGACCGCCTGAGCCGCGCCGAGCGCGCCGCCCCGGGCGCGCGCATGCCCGGCTTCGGGCACCGCGTGTACAAGGTGGACGACGCCCGGGCCCGCGTCATCCGCGTCATGGCCAAGGACATGGCGGCGGCCACCGGCCGCACCCGCCTCTTCGAGGTCGCGGAGGCGGTGTACGCCTCGGTGACCCGGCGCACCGGGCTCCCGGTGAACGTCGACTTCTTCTCCGCGGTGGTCTACGACGCGCTCGGCATCCCGCCCGACTTCTGCACGTCGATCTTCGCGACGGCGCGGGTGGCCGGCTGGTGCGCCCATGCGCTCGAGCAGTACGCGGACAACCGCCTCATTCGGCCGCGCGCCCACTACGTGGGCCCGGCGCCTCGCCCCCTCGTCCGCTGA
- a CDS encoding NYN domain-containing protein, giving the protein MSDDRKLAMFIDFENIVRGVKEAQYKQFEIKLVLERLVEKGKIMVKRAYADWNRYTEYKRPFHEHAIELIDVPQSRYSGKNSADIRMVVDAMDLAYAKQHVDTFALVSGDSDFSPLVSKLRENDRYVIGLGVKSSSSELLVGNCDEFIFYEDLIRESKKTTALRGLPEKKAEAFAQLIEAIQALQRENKDTLWGSMVKQTMIRKNPAFNESYYGYSTFSKLLEEAAKQKILTLERDAKSGTYIITSIEGDRAA; this is encoded by the coding sequence ATGAGCGACGACCGGAAGCTCGCGATGTTCATCGACTTCGAAAACATCGTGCGGGGGGTCAAGGAAGCCCAGTACAAGCAGTTCGAGATCAAGCTGGTGCTGGAGCGCCTGGTCGAGAAGGGCAAGATCATGGTGAAGCGGGCCTACGCCGACTGGAACCGCTACACCGAGTACAAGCGCCCGTTCCACGAGCACGCCATCGAGCTCATCGACGTGCCCCAGAGCCGCTACAGCGGAAAGAACTCCGCCGACATTCGGATGGTCGTGGACGCCATGGATCTCGCCTACGCCAAGCAGCACGTGGACACCTTCGCCCTGGTGTCAGGCGACTCCGACTTCTCCCCGCTGGTGTCGAAGCTGCGGGAGAACGATCGCTACGTGATCGGGCTCGGGGTGAAGTCGTCATCCTCCGAGCTGCTGGTGGGCAACTGCGACGAGTTCATCTTCTACGAGGATCTCATCCGCGAGTCCAAGAAGACGACGGCCCTGCGCGGTCTGCCCGAGAAGAAGGCGGAGGCCTTCGCCCAGCTCATCGAGGCGATCCAGGCGCTGCAGCGCGAGAACAAGGACACCCTGTGGGGCTCCATGGTGAAGCAGACCATGATCCGGAAGAACCCCGCGTTCAACGAGTCCTACTATGGCTACTCGACGTTCTCGAAGCTCCTGGAAGAGGCGGCCAAGCAGAAGATCCTGACCCTGGAGCGCGACGCCAAGAGCGGGACCTACATCATCACGTCGATCGAGGGCGACCGCGCGGCCTAG
- a CDS encoding sulfite oxidase-like oxidoreductase, with product MKGTPAELAHRVPPGQVLTEKWPVLTYGVTPRFDPSRWSFRCFGLVEEEIAWTWAEFLTLPRVHVRCDIHCVTRWSRLDNTFEGVAIREIMRRVRLRPGARFVRVHADPDYTTNLALEELLRDDVLLALRHDGRDLTPEHGGPLRLVVPRLYFWKSAKWVRAFEFLDVNAPGFWEVNGYHMEADPWKEERYADQETDAMQRMRAEAARRRRGRER from the coding sequence GTGAAGGGGACGCCGGCCGAGCTCGCGCATCGCGTCCCGCCCGGCCAGGTCCTCACCGAGAAGTGGCCGGTGCTCACCTACGGTGTCACGCCGCGCTTCGATCCCTCCCGGTGGTCGTTCCGGTGCTTCGGACTGGTCGAGGAAGAGATCGCGTGGACGTGGGCGGAGTTCCTAACGCTGCCGCGCGTGCACGTACGCTGCGACATCCACTGCGTGACGCGCTGGTCGCGCCTGGACAACACCTTCGAGGGCGTGGCGATCCGCGAGATCATGCGCCGCGTCCGCCTGCGCCCGGGCGCCCGCTTCGTGCGCGTGCATGCCGATCCCGACTACACGACCAACCTCGCCCTCGAGGAGCTCCTGCGCGACGACGTGCTCCTCGCGCTCAGGCACGACGGCCGGGACCTCACGCCCGAGCACGGCGGCCCCCTGCGCCTCGTCGTGCCGCGCCTGTATTTCTGGAAGAGCGCCAAGTGGGTGCGCGCCTTCGAGTTCCTCGACGTGAACGCGCCCGGCTTCTGGGAGGTCAACGGCTATCACATGGAGGCCGACCCCTGGAAGGAAGAGCGCTACGCCGACCAGGAGACCGACGCCATGCAGCGGATGCGGGCGGAGGCGGCGCGGCGGCGGCGCGGGCGGGAGCGATAG
- a CDS encoding helix-turn-helix domain-containing protein: MIVLEGEEYLTVEEAAGLLEIKPATLYAYVSRGVLKSYRQGIKRQRLYRRADVEALLRVAPSSGPVDEGELARRAPEIPLAESWIRE, translated from the coding sequence ATGATCGTCCTGGAGGGGGAAGAGTACCTGACGGTGGAGGAGGCGGCCGGCCTGCTCGAGATCAAGCCGGCGACGCTCTACGCCTACGTGAGCCGCGGGGTGCTCAAGAGCTATCGCCAGGGCATCAAGCGCCAGCGGCTCTACCGGCGCGCCGACGTGGAGGCGCTGCTGCGGGTGGCGCCGTCCTCGGGCCCCGTCGACGAGGGCGAGCTCGCCCGCCGCGCCCCCGAGATCCCGCTCGCCGAGTCGTGGATCCGCGAGTGA
- a CDS encoding altronate dehydratase family protein: MASVALTDVAIVLHPQDDVAIAKREIKAGTTLEDAGGAQIEARQDIRPGHKIARRARAAGETVRRYGQVIGFATEAIAVGDHVHTQNLGIGELAADRYEVGVDVRPVRYHAPEDMRYFDGYKREDGRVGTRNYVAIISGVNCSASVSQFVKEKFRDVSRDYPNIDGVLAITHKSGCGTKLFGEDHMALQRVLAGYAKHPNVAAYILVGLGCEVNQAAVMVDKQRMAAPGHPERAPFVVNIQEAGGIRKTVEIAAREVAKLLPRANEARRSRQPVSEICLATNCGGSDSNSGITANPALGWAVDELVRYGGTGVLAETPEIYGAEHLLIRRAVNEGVAKKLIDRYKWWEWYCRGIEAMDNNPAPGNKAGGITTVFEKSLGGVTKGGTTPMQDVFQYGEPITTRGFVFMDTPGHDPVSITGLVAGGCNMICFTTGRGSVFGCKPVPSLKLATNSLMYRHLEEDMDINCGVILEGVPLEQVGRQIFEEIVAVASGKRSKSELSGVGEEEFAPWIIGPVM; the protein is encoded by the coding sequence ATGGCAAGCGTTGCGCTCACCGACGTCGCGATCGTGCTCCACCCTCAGGATGACGTGGCCATCGCCAAGCGGGAGATCAAGGCGGGGACCACCCTCGAGGACGCCGGCGGCGCCCAGATCGAGGCGCGGCAGGACATCCGTCCCGGCCACAAGATCGCGCGGCGGGCGCGCGCGGCCGGGGAGACGGTGCGGCGCTACGGGCAGGTGATCGGCTTCGCCACCGAGGCCATCGCGGTGGGGGACCACGTGCACACCCAGAACCTCGGCATCGGCGAGCTGGCCGCGGACCGCTACGAGGTGGGCGTGGACGTGCGTCCGGTGCGCTACCACGCGCCGGAGGACATGCGGTACTTCGACGGCTACAAGCGCGAGGACGGCCGCGTCGGCACCCGCAACTACGTGGCCATCATCTCCGGCGTGAACTGCTCGGCCTCCGTGAGCCAGTTCGTGAAGGAGAAGTTCCGCGATGTCTCCCGCGACTACCCGAACATCGACGGCGTCCTCGCCATCACGCATAAGTCGGGCTGCGGGACCAAGCTCTTCGGCGAGGACCATATGGCGTTGCAGCGGGTGCTCGCCGGCTACGCCAAGCACCCGAACGTGGCCGCCTACATCCTGGTTGGCCTCGGCTGCGAGGTGAACCAGGCGGCGGTGATGGTGGACAAGCAGCGCATGGCCGCTCCCGGGCACCCGGAGCGCGCGCCGTTCGTGGTGAACATCCAGGAGGCGGGCGGGATCCGGAAGACGGTGGAGATCGCCGCCCGCGAGGTCGCGAAGCTCCTTCCCCGCGCCAACGAAGCCCGGCGGAGCCGGCAGCCCGTGTCGGAGATCTGCCTCGCCACCAACTGCGGCGGCTCGGATTCCAACTCCGGCATCACCGCCAATCCCGCGCTCGGCTGGGCGGTGGATGAACTGGTGCGCTACGGGGGCACCGGCGTGCTCGCTGAGACGCCGGAGATCTACGGGGCCGAGCACCTCCTGATCCGCCGCGCCGTCAATGAGGGCGTGGCGAAGAAGCTCATCGATCGCTACAAGTGGTGGGAGTGGTACTGCCGCGGCATCGAGGCCATGGACAACAACCCCGCGCCCGGCAATAAGGCCGGGGGCATCACGACCGTGTTCGAGAAGTCGCTGGGCGGGGTCACCAAGGGCGGCACCACGCCCATGCAGGACGTCTTCCAGTACGGCGAGCCCATCACCACCCGCGGCTTCGTCTTCATGGACACCCCGGGCCATGATCCCGTGTCCATCACCGGCCTGGTCGCGGGCGGCTGCAACATGATCTGCTTCACCACCGGCCGCGGCTCGGTGTTCGGCTGCAAGCCGGTGCCGTCCCTGAAGCTCGCGACGAACTCGCTTATGTACCGCCACCTGGAAGAGGACATGGATATCAACTGCGGGGTGATCCTGGAGGGCGTGCCCCTCGAGCAGGTGGGGCGTCAGATCTTCGAGGAGATCGTCGCGGTGGCGTCGGGGAAACGGTCGAAGAGCGAGCTGAGCGGCGTCGGTGAGGAAGAGTTCGCGCCTTGGATCATCGGTCCTGTGATGTAG
- a CDS encoding alpha/beta fold hydrolase — MAPSSEPRESTVSSRGFALHYVEWGAPTAPPVILLHGITGHARTWDTLAEALAPQWRVLALDQRGHGDSEPAPDGDYTPGAMADDLEAFVDALGYRRFTLLGLSMGGRVAMGFAGAHPDRVERLVIVDIAPEIHPPGMARIRTMIANAPETIESEEWAVETAMAANPRADVGELRHRIKHALKRAPDGTLTWKYARDVREMMRRGTRRDPLELWERLTHITCPTLLVRGAESDVLSPALAQRVVAALPDGRLVEVAAAGHTVPGDRPAEFVDVVRRFLASPAR, encoded by the coding sequence ATGGCCCCGAGCTCCGAGCCCCGCGAGAGCACCGTCTCATCGCGCGGCTTCGCGCTGCACTACGTGGAGTGGGGCGCGCCCACGGCTCCGCCCGTCATCCTCCTCCACGGGATCACCGGACACGCGCGCACCTGGGACACTCTCGCGGAGGCGCTCGCCCCGCAGTGGCGCGTGCTCGCGCTCGATCAGCGGGGGCACGGCGATTCCGAACCCGCGCCCGACGGCGACTACACCCCCGGGGCGATGGCGGACGACCTGGAGGCCTTCGTCGACGCGCTTGGCTATCGCCGCTTCACGCTCCTGGGCCTTTCCATGGGCGGCCGCGTGGCGATGGGCTTCGCGGGCGCGCATCCCGACCGCGTCGAGCGCCTGGTCATCGTGGACATCGCCCCCGAGATCCACCCCCCGGGGATGGCGCGCATCCGGACGATGATCGCGAACGCGCCGGAGACCATCGAGTCCGAGGAGTGGGCGGTGGAGACGGCGATGGCGGCCAACCCGCGCGCCGACGTCGGCGAGCTGCGCCACCGCATCAAGCACGCGCTCAAGCGCGCGCCCGATGGGACCCTCACCTGGAAGTACGCGCGCGACGTGCGCGAGATGATGCGGCGGGGCACCCGCCGCGACCCTCTCGAGCTGTGGGAGCGCCTCACCCACATCACGTGCCCCACCCTGCTGGTGCGCGGCGCGGAGTCGGACGTGCTCTCGCCCGCGCTCGCTCAGCGGGTGGTGGCCGCGCTGCCCGACGGCCGTCTCGTGGAGGTGGCGGCGGCCGGTCACACCGTACCGGGCGACCGGCCCGCCGAGTTCGTCGACGTGGTGCGCCGTTTCCTGGCGTCCCCCGCGCGCTGA